In Musa acuminata AAA Group cultivar baxijiao chromosome BXJ2-8, Cavendish_Baxijiao_AAA, whole genome shotgun sequence, one genomic interval encodes:
- the LOC135618882 gene encoding glycolipid transfer protein 3-like: protein MERGGAQKEDMRQGWSCIRLAVEELSLFKPEEKKMSTLAFLGASNLLLHVLDKIGPTMMVLRQDILRNIERVEETYMLDPNLYSSLEEIVQKEVVGEGSARQDDSCCRSILWLARSITFSLALLDKLDKNPESSLEQVVEETYNGTLKPWHGWISSAAYKVAIKLVPGREMLIRLLMGQEQDYNDLKQDIKKYASVIQPLLDDTHQLLRTHELDRLKSA from the exons ATGGAGAGAGGTGGAGCTCAAAAAGAAGACATGAGGCAGGGGTGGTCATGCATCAGGTTGGCTGTGGAGGAGCTGTCCTTGTTCAAGCCCGAGGAGAAGAAGATGTCCACCTTGGCCTTTCTGGGCGCCTCTAATCTGCTCCTCCATGTCCTTG ACAAGATTGGACCAACAATGATGGTGCTAAGGCAAGACATACTACGAAATATTGAG AGAGTGGAAGAGACATACATGTTGGATCCAAATCTGTATTCAAGTTTGGAAGAGATAGTGCAGAAAGAGGTGGTGGGTGAAGGTTCTGCAAGACAAGATGATAGCTGTTGCAGATCTATCCTATGGCTTGCGAG GTCGATAACTTTCAGCTTAGCTTTGTTGGATAAGTTAGATAAGAACCCTGAGTCAAGCCTCGAACAAGTGGTGGAAGAGACCTACAATGGCACGTTGAAGCCATGGCATGGTTGGATATCCTCAGCTGCTTACAAG gTGGCCATCAAGCTCGTTCCGGGGAGAGAAATGCTCATCAGATTGCTGATGGGCCAAGAACAAGATTACAATGACCTGAAACAAGACATCAAGAAGTATGCCTCAGTGATCCAGCCTCTTCTGGATGATACACACCAACTCTTG AGAACGCATGAATTGGACAGGCTGAAGTCTGCCTGA
- the LOC103993527 gene encoding probable magnesium transporter NIPA4 isoform X2, with product MASTDAASAGSWVESYTGMSSDNIKGLVLALSSSSFIGASFIVKKKGLKKAGASGVRAGAGGYSYLYEPLWWAGMITMIVGEVANFAAYAFAPAILVTPLGALSIIISAVLARIILRERLHIFGILGCALCVVGSTTIVLHAPQEREIESVTEVWDLATEPAFLFYAAAVLAAAFILIFHFVPQYGQTHIMVYIGVCSLVGSLSVMSVKALGIALKLTFSGMNQLVYPQTWIFTIIVIVCIITQMNYLNKALDTFNTAVVSPIYYVMFTSLTILASVIMFKV from the exons ATGGCGTCCACTGATGCGGCGTCCGCGGGGAGTTGGGTCGAGTCGTATACCGGCATGTCCTCCGATAACATCAAGGGTTTGGTCCTCGCGCTGTCCTCGAGCTCCTTCATCGGTGCCAGTTTTATTGTCAAGAAGAAGGGTTTGAAGAAGGCTGGAGCTTCCGGAGTTAGAGCAG GAGCTGGTGGATATTCTTATTTATACGAACCGCTTTGGTGGGCTGGCATGATAACAA TGATTGTTGGGGAAGTTGCTAATTTTGCAGCATATGCATTTGCTCCGGCTATTCTGGTCACTCCTCTTGGTGCTCTTAGCATAATTATTAG TGCAGTACTTGCACGTATCATTTTACGGGAGAGGCTACACATTTTTGGCATTCTTGGTTGTGCTCTCTGTGTTGTGGGATCAACAACaatagttcttcatgctcctcagGAGCGGGAGATAGAGTCTGTGACAGAAGTCTGGGATCTGGCAACTGAACCAG CATTTCTATTCTACGCAGCAGCAGTGCTTGCAGCAGCATTTATACTTATATTCCATTTTGTCCCCCAGTATGGGCAAACGCATATTATGGTCTACATTGGTGTTTGCTCTCTTGTAGGGTCTCTCTCG GTTATGAGTGTGAAAGCTCTTGGCATAGCTCTCAAGTTGACATTTTCAGGAATGAACCAGTTGGTTTATCCCCAGACTTGGATATTCACAATCATAGTAATTGTCTGTATCATTACCCAGATGAACTATCTGAACAAA GCTCTTGATACATTTAACACAGCAGTTGTGTCGCCCATATACTATGTGATGTTTACATCATTAACCATTTTGGCTAGTGTGATTATGTTCAAG
- the LOC135618881 gene encoding auxin efflux carrier component 6-like isoform X2: MITWEDFYTVMCAMIPLYFAMFLAYGSVKWWKIFTPEQCSGINRFVATFAVPVLSFHFISYNNPYQMDSRFILADTLSKLLVLMALSLWAALSAAFASPRRRGRRLDWVITLFSVGTLPNTLVMGIPLLRAMYGDFTQSLMVQLVVLQCIIWYTLLLFLFEYRAATLLIEDQFPGTAAAAIAKFEIDGDIISLDGRDPIQAESEIDADGRLRVRIRRSTSSAPGSGMSSSLGITPRRLSNVSGAEIFSVNTPARQPQPAPAEQLTVRDITFGYRSASPHPSGYASSDAYSLQPTPRASNFNELEICTPVWVRSPAVAGGVKLAWEGCGGRCGQVDKDVGGEKDLSFRSTSKFVVRKEDEIEMEGEAEQEMPAALVMLRLILTVVGRKLSRNPNTYSSMLGLLWSLISFKWDISMPSLLKESIKIISDAGLGMAMFSLGLFMALQPRIIACGPKMAAISMAIRFLSGPTVMSAASMAVGLRGVRLHTAIVQAALPQGIVPFVFAREYGLHPDILSTGVIFGMLVSLPVTLLYYILLGL, translated from the exons ATGATCACCTGGGAGGACTTTTACACCGTGATGTGCGCCATGATCCCTCTCTACTTCGCCATGTTCCTCGCCTACGGCTCCGTGAAGTGGTGGAAGATCTTCACACCGGAGCAGTGCTCCGGCATCAACCGCTTCGTCGCCACCTTCGCCGTCCCCGTCCTCTCATTCCACTTCATCTCCTACAACAACCCCTACCAGATGGACTCCCGCTTCATCCTCGCCGACACCCTCTCCAAGCTCCTCGTCCTCATGGCCCTCTCCCTCTGGGCCGCCCTGTCCGCCGCCTTCGCCAGCCCCCGTCGCCGCGGCCGCCGCCTCGACTGGGTCATCACCCTCTTCTCCGTCGGTACGCTCCCCAACACTCTGGTGATGGGCATCCCCCTCCTCCGCGCCATGTACGGCGACTTCACCCAGAGCCTCATGGTGCAGCTGGTCGTCCTGCAGTGCATCATCTG GTACACTCTGCTGCTCTTCCTCTTCGAATACCGTGCGGCCACGCTGCTCATCGAGGATCAATTCCCGGGTACGGCGGCGGCCGCCATTGCCAAGTTCGAGATAGACGGCGACATCATCTCCCTCGACGGGCGAGACCCGATCCAGGCGGAGTCGGAGATCGACGCGGACGGCCGCCTCCGAGTACGCATCCGACGGTCCACTTCGTCCGCGCCGGGCTCGGGCATGTCGTCTTCGCTCGGCATCACGCCACGCCGCCTGTCGAACGTATCCGGCGCAGAGATATTCTCGGTAAACACGCCGGCCAGGCAGCCGCAGCCGGCGCCGGCGGAGCAGCTCACGGTGCGAGACATCACGTTTGGGTACCGGTCCGCGAGCCCGCACCCGTCAGGGTACGCGTCCTCCGACGCGTACTCGCTGCAGCCCACGCCGCGGGCGTCCAACTTCAACGAGCTGGAGATCTGTACGCCGGTGTGGGTGCGGTCGCCGGCGGTGGCTGGGGGAGTGAAGCTGGCGTGGGAGGGCTGTGGAGGACGATGCGGACAAGTCGACAAGGATGTCGGGG GGGAGAAAGATCTGAGCTTTAGGAGCACCTCAAAGTTTGTGGTTCGCAAAGAAGACGAGATAGAGATGGAGGGAGAAGCTGAGCAAGAGATGCCGGCAGCGCTGGTCATGCTGAGGCTCATCCTCACCGTCGTCGGCCGGAAGCTCTCCCGCAACCCGAACACATACTCCAGCATGTTAGGCCTTCTCTGGTCTCTGATCTCGTTCAA GTGGGATATCAGCATGCCAAGTCTGCTAAAGGAGTCCATTAAAATTATCTCAGATGCAGGCCTTGGCATGGCCATGTTCAGCCTTG GATTGTTCATGGCTCTGCAACCAAGGATCATTGCCTGTGGGCCAAAGATGGCAGCCATAAGCATGGCGATTCGGTTCCTTAGCGGACCCACGGTGATGTCAGCTGCATCCATGGCGGTGGGATTAAGAGGAGTGAGGCTGCACACAGCCATTGTGCAG GCAGCTCTTCCTCAAGGGATCGTGCCTTTCGTCTTCGCCAGAGAATATGGACTGCACCCTGATATCTTGAGCACTGG GGTCATCTTTGGGATGCTTGTCTCCTTGCCTGTAACCCTACTTTACTACATTCTCTTGGGTCTGTGA
- the LOC135618881 gene encoding auxin efflux carrier component 6-like isoform X1: MITWEDFYTVMCAMIPLYFAMFLAYGSVKWWKIFTPEQCSGINRFVATFAVPVLSFHFISYNNPYQMDSRFILADTLSKLLVLMALSLWAALSAAFASPRRRGRRLDWVITLFSVGTLPNTLVMGIPLLRAMYGDFTQSLMVQLVVLQCIIWYTLLLFLFEYRAATLLIEDQFPGTAAAAIAKFEIDGDIISLDGRDPIQAESEIDADGRLRVRIRRSTSSAPGSGMSSSLGITPRRLSNVSGAEIFSVNTPARQPQPAPAEQLTVRDITFGYRSASPHPSGYASSDAYSLQPTPRASNFNELEICTPVWVRSPAVAGGVKLAWEGCGGRCGQVDKDVGAGEKDLSFRSTSKFVVRKEDEIEMEGEAEQEMPAALVMLRLILTVVGRKLSRNPNTYSSMLGLLWSLISFKWDISMPSLLKESIKIISDAGLGMAMFSLGLFMALQPRIIACGPKMAAISMAIRFLSGPTVMSAASMAVGLRGVRLHTAIVQAALPQGIVPFVFAREYGLHPDILSTGVIFGMLVSLPVTLLYYILLGL, from the exons ATGATCACCTGGGAGGACTTTTACACCGTGATGTGCGCCATGATCCCTCTCTACTTCGCCATGTTCCTCGCCTACGGCTCCGTGAAGTGGTGGAAGATCTTCACACCGGAGCAGTGCTCCGGCATCAACCGCTTCGTCGCCACCTTCGCCGTCCCCGTCCTCTCATTCCACTTCATCTCCTACAACAACCCCTACCAGATGGACTCCCGCTTCATCCTCGCCGACACCCTCTCCAAGCTCCTCGTCCTCATGGCCCTCTCCCTCTGGGCCGCCCTGTCCGCCGCCTTCGCCAGCCCCCGTCGCCGCGGCCGCCGCCTCGACTGGGTCATCACCCTCTTCTCCGTCGGTACGCTCCCCAACACTCTGGTGATGGGCATCCCCCTCCTCCGCGCCATGTACGGCGACTTCACCCAGAGCCTCATGGTGCAGCTGGTCGTCCTGCAGTGCATCATCTG GTACACTCTGCTGCTCTTCCTCTTCGAATACCGTGCGGCCACGCTGCTCATCGAGGATCAATTCCCGGGTACGGCGGCGGCCGCCATTGCCAAGTTCGAGATAGACGGCGACATCATCTCCCTCGACGGGCGAGACCCGATCCAGGCGGAGTCGGAGATCGACGCGGACGGCCGCCTCCGAGTACGCATCCGACGGTCCACTTCGTCCGCGCCGGGCTCGGGCATGTCGTCTTCGCTCGGCATCACGCCACGCCGCCTGTCGAACGTATCCGGCGCAGAGATATTCTCGGTAAACACGCCGGCCAGGCAGCCGCAGCCGGCGCCGGCGGAGCAGCTCACGGTGCGAGACATCACGTTTGGGTACCGGTCCGCGAGCCCGCACCCGTCAGGGTACGCGTCCTCCGACGCGTACTCGCTGCAGCCCACGCCGCGGGCGTCCAACTTCAACGAGCTGGAGATCTGTACGCCGGTGTGGGTGCGGTCGCCGGCGGTGGCTGGGGGAGTGAAGCTGGCGTGGGAGGGCTGTGGAGGACGATGCGGACAAGTCGACAAGGATGTCGGGG CAGGGGAGAAAGATCTGAGCTTTAGGAGCACCTCAAAGTTTGTGGTTCGCAAAGAAGACGAGATAGAGATGGAGGGAGAAGCTGAGCAAGAGATGCCGGCAGCGCTGGTCATGCTGAGGCTCATCCTCACCGTCGTCGGCCGGAAGCTCTCCCGCAACCCGAACACATACTCCAGCATGTTAGGCCTTCTCTGGTCTCTGATCTCGTTCAA GTGGGATATCAGCATGCCAAGTCTGCTAAAGGAGTCCATTAAAATTATCTCAGATGCAGGCCTTGGCATGGCCATGTTCAGCCTTG GATTGTTCATGGCTCTGCAACCAAGGATCATTGCCTGTGGGCCAAAGATGGCAGCCATAAGCATGGCGATTCGGTTCCTTAGCGGACCCACGGTGATGTCAGCTGCATCCATGGCGGTGGGATTAAGAGGAGTGAGGCTGCACACAGCCATTGTGCAG GCAGCTCTTCCTCAAGGGATCGTGCCTTTCGTCTTCGCCAGAGAATATGGACTGCACCCTGATATCTTGAGCACTGG GGTCATCTTTGGGATGCTTGTCTCCTTGCCTGTAACCCTACTTTACTACATTCTCTTGGGTCTGTGA